A single genomic interval of Thermovibrio guaymasensis harbors:
- the thpR gene encoding RNA 2',3'-cyclic phosphodiesterase gives MRKRLFIGTFTPIDYGQVKKEVESLGIEGKWVEPKNLHITFRFLGDVEEEKIPQIAKMLRGKLKNAQKFKVQYKGLGTFKRNGIDRVLWVGVLSEGIEEVKRVVDRALMPFGFTPEESYTPHLTLLRIKKLRRRIKFKNYLHRMKDYLFKEREESSVCLIESKLTSKGPVYSIVEEFHLD, from the coding sequence GTGAGAAAAAGGCTCTTTATCGGAACCTTTACGCCGATAGACTACGGACAGGTAAAGAAAGAAGTTGAAAGTTTAGGAATTGAGGGAAAGTGGGTTGAACCTAAAAACCTTCACATCACTTTCCGATTCCTAGGAGACGTTGAAGAGGAAAAGATTCCCCAAATTGCAAAGATGTTGAGGGGAAAACTCAAGAACGCCCAGAAGTTTAAAGTTCAGTATAAGGGGCTGGGCACGTTTAAAAGGAACGGAATAGATAGGGTTCTATGGGTTGGAGTCCTCTCTGAGGGAATAGAAGAGGTTAAGAGAGTGGTTGACCGAGCCTTAATGCCGTTTGGTTTTACCCCTGAAGAGAGCTACACTCCTCACCTAACCCTCTTGAGAATTAAGAAGTTAAGGAGGAGAATAAAGTTTAAAAATTACCTTCACCGTATGAAGGATTACCTCTTTAAAGAGAGGGAAGAAAGTAGCGTATGCTTAATAGAGAGTAAGTTAACTTCTAAAGGTCCCGTTTACAGTATAGTGGAGGAGTTTCACCTTGATTGA
- a CDS encoding TIGR00725 family protein: MKKVSVIGDGNVKPTSEIYRAAFEVGKIIGSRGIVLICGGLFGVMEAACKGAKEGGGITVGILPHYEDTSNSFVDIKVQTGMGHGRNVIVAASGDPVVAVGGNYGTLSEIAFALKLGKRVIGFRTWEVEGIENYEEMVDFISAVDRAL; encoded by the coding sequence TTGAAAAAGGTTTCGGTTATAGGAGATGGAAACGTAAAACCAACTTCAGAAATCTACAGGGCGGCCTTTGAGGTTGGAAAAATTATAGGGAGTAGGGGAATTGTCCTAATCTGTGGAGGATTATTTGGAGTAATGGAGGCGGCCTGCAAGGGAGCAAAGGAGGGAGGAGGAATTACGGTTGGAATACTTCCACACTACGAAGATACATCTAACAGCTTCGTTGATATAAAAGTACAAACTGGAATGGGTCACGGAAGGAACGTTATAGTAGCTGCATCGGGTGATCCGGTTGTAGCGGTAGGGGGAAATTACGGAACTTTAAGTGAAATTGCCTTTGCCCTTAAACTAGGAAAGAGGGTAATAGGATTTAGGACGTGGGAAGTAGAAGGGATAGAGAACTATGAAGAAATGGTGGATTTTATTAGCGCTGTTGATAGGGCTCTTTAG
- a CDS encoding phosphoglucomutase/phosphomannomutase family protein, giving the protein MIKFGTDGWRGVISKDFTFENLKRVAVAHGLALKEEGAEKVVIGYDLRFLSEEYGDFVAKILSGMGFEVVLSDTFCPTPAVSYTTKYGKFNSGIVITASHNTGKYNGYKVKESFGGAARTQVTKKIEDKLPQAENYQVEFGEYKKQDLNTPYVEGVRGQLELSLFNEREVKIVHDPMYGAQQGLMYRALLGTKAEVTEIHAYRDPLFGGKHPEPIVEKNITGLMEKVRAIKADIGIANDGDGDRVGIVDEKGNFVNSQIVFALLLLHVLRNRGMREGIVVKTVSSGYLVDRVCRKFGIELLEVPVGFKNISEVLVKERVLFGGEESGGYALIDYLPERDGLLMGLLIVEKMLAEGKTVSQMVEELFKEFGTAYYRRIDLPVSEEEKRALEELKENPPKEWKGLKVKRVLTIDGIKIIFENDSWLLFRPSGTEPVFRVYAESPDKRTTEELLKWGVSLVKKN; this is encoded by the coding sequence ATGATAAAGTTTGGAACAGACGGCTGGAGAGGGGTAATCTCAAAGGACTTTACATTTGAGAACTTAAAGAGAGTGGCTGTAGCCCACGGGCTTGCCCTAAAGGAAGAAGGAGCCGAAAAAGTTGTTATAGGTTACGACTTAAGGTTTCTATCTGAAGAGTACGGGGATTTTGTAGCAAAAATACTTTCTGGAATGGGATTTGAGGTAGTCCTTTCAGATACTTTCTGCCCTACCCCTGCAGTTTCATACACAACAAAGTACGGGAAGTTCAACTCGGGAATCGTTATAACCGCATCCCACAACACAGGAAAGTACAACGGATACAAAGTAAAGGAAAGTTTCGGAGGAGCCGCAAGAACTCAGGTAACGAAGAAGATAGAGGATAAACTTCCTCAGGCCGAGAACTATCAGGTAGAGTTTGGAGAGTATAAAAAACAAGACCTAAATACCCCTTACGTTGAGGGAGTTAGAGGCCAACTGGAGCTCTCACTCTTTAATGAGAGGGAAGTAAAGATCGTCCACGACCCGATGTACGGGGCCCAGCAGGGGCTTATGTACAGAGCTCTCCTTGGAACGAAAGCTGAGGTAACAGAGATCCACGCTTACAGGGACCCACTCTTTGGTGGGAAACACCCCGAACCTATCGTTGAAAAGAACATAACTGGACTCATGGAGAAAGTTAGAGCCATTAAGGCTGACATAGGAATAGCAAACGACGGAGATGGAGACAGGGTAGGAATAGTTGACGAAAAGGGAAACTTCGTTAATTCACAGATAGTCTTTGCCCTCCTCCTCCTCCACGTACTTAGGAACAGGGGAATGAGAGAAGGAATCGTCGTCAAGACTGTAAGTTCAGGTTACTTGGTTGATAGAGTTTGCAGGAAGTTTGGAATAGAGCTCCTTGAAGTCCCTGTAGGTTTCAAAAACATATCAGAAGTTTTAGTAAAGGAGAGGGTACTCTTTGGGGGAGAGGAGAGCGGAGGTTACGCCCTAATAGATTACCTCCCTGAAAGGGACGGCCTCCTAATGGGACTTTTAATCGTTGAGAAGATGCTTGCCGAAGGTAAAACAGTTTCCCAGATGGTTGAGGAACTCTTCAAGGAGTTTGGAACGGCCTACTACAGGAGGATTGACCTACCGGTAAGTGAAGAGGAAAAAAGAGCTCTTGAGGAGCTCAAGGAGAACCCTCCAAAGGAGTGGAAGGGGTTAAAAGTAAAGAGAGTTCTAACTATTGACGGAATTAAAATAATATTTGAAAACGATTCATGGCTCCTGTTTAGGCCTTCGGGAACCGAACCGGTCTTTAGGGTCTATGCAGAGAGCCCTGATAAGAGGACTACTGAAGAACTCCTGAAGTGGGGAGTTTCACTGGTAAAAAAGAATTAG
- a CDS encoding SLC13 family permease produces the protein MKRTISLSIFAFLSLLTALSDLDLSVKKGLILLEFGAVFWITELLPLPVTSLLIPAFGVLLGVSSVKGAFSSFAHPIIFLFFGGFALATALSKYSLDRLIASKIISLSKGSFLLTSFLLFLATAVISMWISNTSTTAMVLPLALGLIGAISSDERVKHFILLGVAYSASVGGIGTLVGSPPNGITAAELGMGFADWLKVGIPIFIILFPLLFLLLYFLFRPKVFQKVEIEKVDLSISRERLLVLFIFGLTVLGWLFSKPLSHFLGVGKYFDSVVAVVGVSLLFAFKLVNWREVEEGTDWGTLCLFGGGIALSHFLKVTGTSKFIATTLIKVVSPLPIFLLILSVVLFMIFITELMSNTATAAIFIPILISTANSLNFPPQLLALPAGIAASCAFMLPVATPPNAIVYGTGAVRQGEMIRAGIILNLTFALVISLFFYFYL, from the coding sequence GTGAAAAGGACGATTTCTCTTTCTATTTTTGCTTTCCTTTCCCTTTTAACGGCTTTAAGTGATCTTGATTTGTCTGTTAAGAAAGGACTGATTCTCCTTGAGTTTGGAGCGGTCTTCTGGATTACCGAACTACTTCCCCTTCCTGTTACTTCCCTACTTATACCGGCTTTTGGAGTTCTCCTTGGAGTTAGTTCTGTTAAAGGGGCTTTTTCTTCCTTTGCTCATCCGATAATCTTCCTGTTTTTCGGAGGTTTTGCCTTAGCAACTGCCCTTTCAAAGTACTCCCTTGACAGGTTAATAGCCTCTAAGATTATTTCCCTATCAAAGGGTTCATTCCTTTTGACATCCTTCCTGCTCTTCTTAGCTACAGCCGTTATCTCAATGTGGATAAGTAATACCTCAACAACTGCAATGGTTCTTCCCCTTGCTCTGGGGCTTATAGGGGCGATCTCTTCAGATGAAAGGGTGAAACACTTCATCCTTCTAGGTGTTGCCTACTCTGCAAGCGTTGGGGGAATTGGAACCCTAGTCGGAAGTCCTCCTAACGGAATTACTGCTGCAGAGCTTGGAATGGGGTTTGCCGATTGGCTTAAAGTGGGCATTCCTATTTTTATTATCCTCTTCCCTCTCCTCTTCCTACTTCTATACTTCCTGTTTAGGCCGAAGGTTTTCCAAAAAGTTGAGATTGAGAAAGTTGATCTTTCCATCAGTAGAGAGAGACTCCTTGTCCTGTTTATTTTCGGACTAACCGTTCTTGGGTGGTTGTTCAGTAAGCCGCTATCTCACTTTTTGGGAGTGGGGAAGTACTTTGACTCTGTTGTTGCCGTTGTTGGAGTTTCCCTCCTTTTTGCCTTTAAACTCGTTAACTGGAGGGAAGTTGAGGAGGGAACGGACTGGGGAACCCTTTGTCTTTTCGGTGGAGGAATTGCCCTTTCTCACTTTTTAAAGGTAACCGGAACCAGTAAATTCATTGCTACAACTTTAATAAAAGTAGTTTCGCCCCTTCCAATCTTCTTACTTATCCTTTCCGTTGTCCTCTTTATGATTTTTATCACTGAGCTTATGAGCAACACTGCTACTGCTGCCATCTTTATTCCTATCTTAATTTCTACTGCTAACTCCCTAAACTTTCCTCCTCAGCTACTGGCCCTTCCGGCTGGAATTGCTGCTTCGTGTGCTTTTATGCTTCCGGTTGCTACGCCGCCAAACGCAATTGTTTACGGAACGGGGGCTGTTAGACAGGGGGAAATGATCAGAGCTGGAATTATCCTAAACTTAACCTTTGCCCTTGTTATTTCTCTGTTTTTCTACTTCTACCTATAG
- a CDS encoding lysylphosphatidylglycerol synthase transmembrane domain-containing protein: MKKSSSLTVSFLILLIFIYFLYEYRVFSNLEQIVSNLDPLLLFISLLLYVSTYFFRAKRFTVMFPQISTKDLTAVMAVHTFFNNVFPFRSGEASFPIILKKFFGVELSISSGALLFARLLDLISLSFLFLISSLVVASHERKLLLIPLVSILAVTLVLVLALKLLKMLRNRFFVIGALFYFFNQFVSTRKLSLIALYSLLTWLFKFSSFYFILRAAGVNLNFFQTVFVSTFGEITTVLPVHSIGGFGTYEAGLVGGFKLLGVKTSYALTVAFYFHVILLVMSGLLALAGWVYLQFRLKRVYR, encoded by the coding sequence TTGAAGAAGAGCAGTAGTTTAACGGTTTCCTTCTTAATTCTTTTAATTTTCATTTACTTTCTATACGAGTATAGAGTTTTTTCAAATCTTGAACAGATAGTTTCTAATTTAGATCCTCTCCTTCTCTTTATCTCTCTCCTCCTTTACGTATCAACTTACTTCTTTAGGGCAAAGCGTTTTACCGTTATGTTCCCTCAGATTTCCACTAAAGACCTTACTGCCGTTATGGCAGTTCACACTTTCTTCAATAACGTCTTTCCTTTCCGTTCAGGGGAGGCTTCCTTTCCGATAATTCTCAAGAAATTCTTTGGCGTTGAGCTCTCCATATCTTCAGGAGCTCTTCTCTTTGCCCGCCTCCTTGACCTTATCTCCCTCTCTTTCCTCTTTCTAATTTCTTCCCTCGTGGTTGCATCTCATGAGAGGAAGCTCCTTCTGATTCCTCTGGTTTCTATCTTGGCTGTTACACTTGTCTTGGTTTTAGCCCTTAAACTACTTAAGATGCTGAGAAATAGGTTTTTTGTTATAGGAGCTCTCTTTTACTTCTTTAATCAGTTTGTATCTACCAGGAAGCTTTCTCTAATAGCGCTCTACTCCCTTTTAACCTGGCTTTTTAAGTTCTCATCCTTTTATTTTATATTAAGAGCGGCTGGAGTTAACCTTAACTTCTTTCAAACGGTTTTCGTTTCCACCTTCGGAGAGATTACCACAGTCCTCCCGGTTCACAGTATCGGAGGGTTTGGAACTTACGAAGCTGGTCTTGTTGGAGGATTTAAGCTCCTTGGAGTAAAGACTAGCTATGCCCTTACTGTTGCCTTTTACTTTCACGTTATTCTCTTGGTTATGTCTGGCCTACTTGCTCTTGCCGGGTGGGTGTACCTTCAATTTAGGTTAAAGAGAGTTTATAGATAA
- the pyk gene encoding pyruvate kinase produces MKKRTKIVATLGPASSNEETLTKMVKAGLNVVRLNMSHGSHAEHEERFNLVKEVERKTGLPIPVLVDLCGPKIRIGKLPKEPLFLHRGDTIVLTTGEPVKNRIPVNYPNLHREVKRGEVILLADGAFRLKVKEVKGRDIVCEVLVGGPLTSHKGVNLPHSKLSVPALTDKDRDDVKFAVEMGADFIALSFVRRADDVKELKDLISSLGSDIPVIAKIEKPEAVKNIDQILKVADGIMVARGDLGVELPIEKVPVVQKMLIKKANEAGKPVITATQMLKTMVDLPSPTRAEATDVANAVLDGTDALMLSEETAVGKYPVRVIKTMAKIASEAEKIYPYERYSKLTAKTLQDSLSKSACNLSREIKVKAIVPFTRSGATAQAVSKFRPSVPIYAVTHDEKTFRRLNLLWGVYPFLTLPATTTDKVIEESMKVAKKKGIAKKGDRIIVLAGAPTGVPGTTNLLKVLTVR; encoded by the coding sequence ATGAAAAAGAGAACAAAGATCGTTGCTACTTTAGGGCCTGCCTCTTCAAATGAGGAAACTCTTACTAAGATGGTTAAGGCGGGCCTCAACGTTGTAAGGTTGAACATGAGTCACGGAAGTCACGCTGAGCATGAGGAGAGGTTTAACCTTGTTAAGGAGGTTGAGAGGAAAACGGGTCTTCCAATTCCTGTTTTAGTTGACCTGTGCGGTCCAAAGATAAGGATAGGTAAGCTACCTAAAGAGCCCCTCTTCCTCCACAGGGGGGATACTATAGTCTTGACCACCGGAGAACCTGTTAAAAACAGGATTCCCGTTAATTATCCGAACCTCCACAGAGAGGTAAAGAGGGGGGAAGTAATTCTCCTAGCTGACGGAGCTTTCAGGTTGAAGGTTAAGGAGGTTAAAGGAAGGGATATCGTCTGTGAGGTTTTAGTCGGGGGACCTTTAACCTCTCATAAAGGGGTTAACCTTCCCCACAGTAAGCTCTCAGTTCCTGCCTTAACCGACAAGGATAGGGATGACGTTAAGTTTGCAGTTGAAATGGGAGCAGACTTTATTGCCCTGTCCTTTGTCAGAAGGGCCGACGACGTCAAGGAGCTGAAAGACCTGATATCCTCTTTAGGCTCAGATATTCCGGTTATAGCGAAGATAGAGAAGCCAGAGGCTGTAAAGAACATTGATCAGATTTTAAAGGTTGCCGATGGGATAATGGTTGCAAGGGGAGATTTAGGGGTGGAGCTCCCCATAGAGAAAGTTCCAGTAGTTCAAAAGATGCTCATAAAGAAGGCCAACGAGGCTGGTAAACCTGTAATAACTGCAACTCAGATGTTAAAGACGATGGTTGATCTTCCCTCTCCCACGAGGGCTGAAGCTACAGACGTTGCAAATGCAGTCCTTGATGGAACGGATGCCCTGATGCTCTCAGAGGAGACAGCAGTCGGCAAGTACCCGGTTAGAGTTATAAAGACAATGGCAAAGATAGCGTCTGAAGCTGAGAAAATTTATCCCTACGAGAGGTATTCAAAACTTACTGCAAAGACTCTTCAGGATTCCCTCTCAAAATCTGCCTGCAACCTCTCAAGGGAGATAAAGGTTAAGGCAATAGTTCCTTTTACGAGGAGTGGAGCGACTGCTCAGGCTGTTTCAAAGTTTAGACCGTCTGTTCCCATTTATGCCGTTACCCACGATGAGAAAACCTTTAGAAGGCTTAATCTCCTATGGGGAGTTTATCCTTTCCTAACCCTTCCTGCTACAACTACTGATAAGGTTATTGAGGAGTCTATGAAGGTTGCTAAGAAGAAGGGGATAGCTAAAAAAGGTGATAGGATTATAGTGCTGGCGGGAGCTCCAACTGGAGTTCCGGGAACTACAAATCTCCTTAAAGTTTTAACCGTTAGGTAA
- a CDS encoding tetratricopeptide repeat protein — translation MKKWWILLALLIGLFSFSKGEASSLKELLNKLEDNISKGAPPQVIEKNLKEIENKKAKYPIYHIPELNYLMNKEVEKIPNTEISLIKKTLFYVEPLKRALKATIFLFLFYTFIFYSQHLKIDPEKRKYLTLSLILVLTLLTLTNFTAGYYFLCGAGTLLALFLKKRRAAVILFLASLLSIFTVGLNKNLFNYVKSPQFLYTVKVNRDGYAPPYLISSALKEPNYRKLELITNDLALGEIRSASKLKSIKVKDPYLLGILYNDLGYTYFLKENYRKALEFFKKAKEHINSPEVLFNLYITYSSLLMFEEANRIKEELLSKNIDISKASPTPLLIHVKAQEPEISIPYLSVISYTLGLLLAFTFNRLVGLNDRRINSEVLQILGMTSFANSKYTVFILVFILSLILNSILGKLVCST, via the coding sequence ATGAAGAAATGGTGGATTTTATTAGCGCTGTTGATAGGGCTCTTTAGTTTTTCAAAGGGGGAGGCTTCATCCTTAAAGGAGCTCCTAAACAAACTTGAGGATAACATAAGTAAGGGAGCTCCCCCCCAAGTAATTGAGAAAAACCTAAAGGAAATAGAAAATAAGAAGGCAAAGTATCCCATCTATCACATACCCGAACTAAACTACCTCATGAATAAAGAGGTTGAGAAGATTCCAAACACGGAAATTTCACTGATAAAGAAGACTCTATTCTACGTTGAACCGCTAAAAAGGGCTCTAAAAGCCACTATTTTCCTCTTCCTTTTTTATACTTTTATCTTCTACAGCCAACATTTAAAAATTGATCCAGAAAAGAGGAAGTACTTAACTCTTTCCCTTATACTGGTACTTACCCTACTTACCCTTACCAACTTTACCGCTGGATACTACTTCCTGTGTGGAGCAGGAACACTTTTAGCCCTTTTTCTAAAGAAAAGAAGAGCTGCAGTCATCCTGTTCTTAGCCTCTCTACTCTCAATATTTACAGTTGGCTTAAACAAAAACCTTTTTAACTACGTAAAATCTCCCCAGTTTCTCTATACAGTAAAGGTTAATAGGGATGGATACGCACCTCCCTATTTAATAAGCTCTGCTTTAAAAGAGCCGAACTACAGGAAGCTAGAACTCATAACTAACGACTTAGCTTTAGGGGAAATCAGATCCGCAAGTAAACTAAAGTCAATAAAGGTTAAAGACCCTTATTTACTCGGAATACTGTACAATGATTTAGGATATACCTATTTCTTGAAAGAAAACTATAGAAAAGCCCTTGAATTCTTCAAGAAAGCCAAAGAACATATTAACTCCCCTGAAGTCTTATTTAATTTATACATAACCTACTCTTCACTCCTAATGTTTGAGGAGGCCAACAGGATAAAGGAAGAACTCCTGAGTAAAAACATAGATATATCAAAAGCCTCCCCCACTCCCCTATTAATTCACGTTAAAGCACAAGAGCCTGAAATATCAATTCCTTACCTTTCAGTAATCTCTTACACCCTAGGACTCCTCTTAGCTTTCACGTTTAATAGGCTCGTAGGGTTAAATGACCGGCGAATTAACTCTGAAGTCCTCCAGATACTAGGTATGACTAGCTTTGCAAATTCTAAATACACTGTATTTATTCTGGTCTTCATACTCTCTTTAATACTTAACTCTATTTTAGGTAAACTGGTATGCAGTACATAA
- a CDS encoding DUF445 family protein: MIEYIVPPTVGALIGYFTNYIAIKMLFKPVKPYYLFGKKVPFTPGLIPAKREKLAEAIAKVVKENLLTEESIKRRLNHSKVRESLLNFTENFLSELSRNSSLYVKQFIEKVEDKKLKNVIPQELVDQKAEQLIEKGFRKLHGRSLRELLPDRVERELERTLNEKLDKFTESLIEQLRSGQLREVIYTAVMENVSKLQSVLPLITQRFAQTIAHKATQLIEEMVERVANEPSFRLKLSKLLWTKFQTILSSGINTESELAVKLKEILKTTVREYLREIEGKRIKELSTLKELLVEELPPFISSFIESHKREIAQLLAEKLFEVIERELPVIMEAINVEEMVKERVNSLPIEEVEEIVLKLIDEELKHITLLGGVLGFIIGLTQILFI, translated from the coding sequence TTGATTGAGTATATAGTTCCCCCGACAGTTGGAGCCCTCATAGGTTATTTCACAAACTACATTGCAATAAAGATGCTCTTTAAACCGGTTAAACCATACTACCTATTTGGAAAGAAAGTACCCTTTACTCCGGGACTCATTCCAGCAAAAAGAGAGAAACTTGCAGAGGCCATAGCGAAGGTCGTAAAAGAGAACCTCCTAACAGAAGAGAGTATAAAGAGAAGGCTCAACCACTCAAAAGTAAGGGAAAGCCTACTTAACTTTACAGAGAACTTTCTCTCAGAGTTGAGCAGGAACAGCTCCCTCTACGTAAAGCAGTTTATTGAGAAAGTAGAGGACAAAAAGCTAAAAAATGTAATACCCCAGGAATTAGTTGACCAGAAGGCTGAACAGCTAATTGAAAAAGGCTTTAGGAAGCTCCACGGAAGGAGCTTGAGGGAACTCCTCCCCGATCGGGTAGAAAGAGAGCTTGAAAGGACCCTAAACGAAAAGCTTGATAAGTTCACAGAGAGTCTAATTGAGCAGCTGAGGAGTGGACAGCTAAGAGAGGTAATCTACACGGCAGTAATGGAGAACGTTTCAAAACTTCAATCGGTACTTCCCCTAATAACTCAGAGATTTGCCCAGACCATAGCCCACAAGGCAACTCAGCTAATTGAAGAGATGGTAGAAAGGGTTGCAAACGAGCCCTCTTTCAGGCTAAAACTGTCAAAACTCCTATGGACAAAGTTTCAAACTATACTTTCAAGTGGGATTAATACAGAATCTGAACTGGCAGTTAAGCTGAAGGAAATACTGAAGACAACAGTTAGAGAGTACCTAAGGGAAATTGAGGGAAAAAGGATTAAGGAGCTCTCTACCCTTAAAGAGCTCTTAGTAGAGGAACTACCTCCCTTTATCAGCAGCTTTATAGAAAGCCATAAGAGGGAAATTGCCCAACTTCTAGCTGAAAAACTGTTTGAGGTAATTGAAAGGGAGCTCCCAGTAATAATGGAAGCAATAAACGTTGAAGAAATGGTAAAGGAAAGGGTAAACTCCCTACCTATTGAAGAAGTTGAGGAAATCGTCTTAAAGTTAATAGATGAAGAGCTTAAGCACATAACTTTACTGGGAGGAGTTTTAGGTTTCATAATCGGTTTAACTCAAATTCTCTTCATATAA
- a CDS encoding shikimate kinase, with amino-acid sequence MKVTLIGFMGSGKSTVGKELSKLLGFPFTDLDDLIVKKVGMSIPEIFKAFGEEKFREIESSLLKEVLLKKSELILSTGGGTPAYKDNVKVINQLSKSVFLKTPFETLWERISKDKNRPLTKLGKEGLLELYTKRLPYYERAHLIVECEGKKPKEIAEEIIYKLSLT; translated from the coding sequence ATGAAGGTAACTTTAATTGGATTTATGGGTTCAGGTAAAAGTACTGTAGGAAAGGAACTTTCAAAACTCTTAGGCTTTCCCTTTACTGACCTTGACGATTTAATAGTCAAAAAAGTAGGAATGAGTATTCCGGAAATTTTTAAAGCTTTCGGAGAAGAGAAGTTTAGGGAAATAGAGAGCTCCCTCCTAAAGGAAGTCCTACTTAAAAAGAGTGAACTTATACTCTCTACAGGAGGAGGAACTCCCGCCTATAAAGACAACGTAAAAGTAATTAACCAACTCTCAAAGTCAGTTTTCCTAAAAACTCCCTTTGAAACCCTCTGGGAAAGGATTTCTAAGGACAAGAACAGACCACTAACAAAACTCGGGAAAGAGGGACTGCTGGAACTCTACACGAAGAGACTTCCTTACTACGAAAGGGCCCACCTCATCGTTGAATGTGAAGGAAAGAAACCTAAAGAGATTGCAGAGGAAATTATCTATAAACTCTCTTTAACCTAA
- a CDS encoding KaiC domain-containing protein — MAEQYSERKPQVMKDYVYVLGEAVKKAPELRGVPTGVEGLDNLFFKVEIEDGKPVRKPLGGIPEYAVVNLTGMPDTGKSLMAEQFTIKQASMAQKVCFVTVESPANFVAAGLKQRATAMGVDFEEIEDNIILIDAASNARLRDDIPTMLDTLAYVYRTYHCHRTVIDSITGLYEAKEMLARSIVRAFFNFMKKWYQTAIFVSQKRSGHDELSAEAAGGYAVGHIVDCSMVLSKEILLSASRARLFKKEVGDILRLFRIDGCRLCGHDTRIHLMEINELGLVEIKEPLVEYLRRK; from the coding sequence ATGGCTGAACAGTATTCAGAGAGGAAACCACAGGTAATGAAGGACTACGTATACGTACTCGGAGAAGCAGTAAAGAAAGCTCCTGAACTAAGGGGAGTTCCAACTGGAGTAGAGGGGCTTGACAACCTCTTCTTCAAAGTTGAAATAGAGGATGGAAAGCCCGTTAGGAAACCCCTTGGAGGAATTCCAGAGTACGCCGTTGTAAACCTCACTGGGATGCCGGACACAGGTAAGAGCTTAATGGCAGAACAGTTTACGATAAAACAGGCCTCAATGGCTCAGAAAGTCTGTTTCGTCACAGTTGAGAGTCCAGCAAACTTCGTTGCAGCAGGCCTCAAGCAGAGAGCTACTGCAATGGGAGTAGACTTTGAGGAGATAGAGGACAACATCATCCTGATAGATGCGGCAAGCAACGCAAGGCTCAGGGACGATATTCCAACAATGCTTGATACCCTAGCCTACGTTTACAGAACCTACCATTGCCACAGAACGGTTATAGACTCTATAACCGGCCTGTACGAAGCAAAAGAAATGCTTGCACGCTCCATAGTTAGGGCGTTCTTCAACTTTATGAAGAAATGGTATCAAACAGCAATATTCGTCTCTCAAAAGAGGAGCGGTCACGATGAACTCTCAGCAGAGGCTGCAGGAGGGTACGCCGTAGGCCACATCGTTGACTGTTCAATGGTCCTATCAAAGGAAATCCTGCTATCTGCAAGCAGAGCAAGACTCTTTAAGAAGGAAGTAGGGGATATACTAAGACTCTTTAGAATTGACGGTTGCAGGCTCTGCGGTCACGATACAAGAATCCACCTAATGGAGATAAATGAACTAGGACTTGTGGAGATAAAAGAACCTTTAGTTGAATACTTAAGAAGGAAGTAG